One window of Lytechinus variegatus isolate NC3 chromosome 2, Lvar_3.0, whole genome shotgun sequence genomic DNA carries:
- the LOC121409611 gene encoding uncharacterized protein LOC121409611: MDGFTALPVSTIGNEYIVASYRPWTESQISIAAIEDNTEVTITLSNSWRHTNINLNRGEKLRFNLKKYQTVHLNGKTDPTGSRIESNKPISVLTGCRCAFVPGDITSCDHLVEQLPPFNKLGRSFIASAFMGRASSTVFRLIAARPNTRVDFSDGRNRTLSAGGFMEFETTLMESLYIHASMPCLLVAYAKGFESDSKGDPTMTIVPPLDQGVHSARFITYNVTRDGDVVRSFITILGECFALENATIGNEKITTLMGRVLYHQIGSSRYCIARLPVDNGIHTISCHHHYFPFVAYAYGFADFNSYSFPIGMAANTLTCNTRGVEHFCVERVVAIPPDELMRETLEQPQCDYSECVNPIHVILIAAATGAGAIIIEYYMRRKFSERRKEREKKRRRSMMRSAAAAISSLSFNRDRRPALTGNVNEES; the protein is encoded by the exons ATGGATGGCTTCACTGCTCTTCCTGTATCAACCATCGGAAACGAATACATTGTAGCGTCTTACCGCCCTTGGACCGAGTCCCAGATTAGTATTGCAGCCATCGAAGACAACACCGAAGTGACGATCACTTTATCGAATTCCTGGAGGCATACAAACATTAATTTGAATCGAGGTGAAAAACTTCGATTTAACTTGAAGAAATACCAAACAGTTCACCTGAATGGTAAGACAGACCCAACCGGTTCTCGGATAGAATCTAACAAACCAATCTCGGTTTTGACTGGGTGTCGTTGCGCCTTTGTTCCCGGTGATATAACGTCATGTGATCATCTTGTAGAGCAGCTTCCTCCATTTAATAAGCTAGGGAGATCGTTTATTGCTTCTGCGTTCATGGGACGGGCATCATCCACCGTCTTTCGCCTCATAGCAGCTAGACCAAACACTCGGGTTGACTTTTCAGATGGTAGGAACAGAACGCTCTCTGCAGGCGGTTTCATGGAGTTTGAAACAACTCTGATGGAATCGTTATATATCCACGCATCAATGCCATGTCTGTTGGTCGCGTATGCCAAAGGGTTTGAATCAGATTCAAAGGGAGACCCTACCATGACTATAGTACCTCCTCTAGATCAAGGAGTCCACTCTGCGAGGTTCATCACATACAATGTGACGCGAGACGGAGATGTTGTCAGGAGCTTCATCACCATCCTCGGGGAATGCTTTGCTCTGGAGAATGCTACAATTGGAAATGAAAAG ATAACTACACTGATGGGTCGAGTCTTGTATCATCAGATTGGTAGCAGCCGTTACTGCATTGCTCGTTTACCAGTTGACAATGGAATTCACACAATCTCATGTCACCATCACTACTTCCCATTCGTGGCATATGCTTACGGCTTTGCAGACTTCAACTCTTATTCTTTTCCAATCGGGATGGCGGCTAACACTTTGACGTGCAATACAAGAGGTGTTGAGCATTTCTGTGTGGAAAGAGTAGTAGCCATACCTCCAGATGAGCTGATGAGAGAAACACTAGAACAACCTCAGTGCGATTATTCAGAATGTGTCAATCCAA TTCATGTTATTCTCATCGCAGCGGCTACGGGAGCCGGGGCTATCATCATTGAGTACTACATGAGGAGGAAGTTTTCAGAAAGGCGTAAGGAACG GGAAAAGAAGCGAAGAAGATCGATGATGAGGTCGGCCGCAGCAGCCATATCTTCACTTTCATTCAATCGTGATCGTCGACCAGCATTAACAGGAAATGTTAACGAAGAAAGTTGA